In one Acidobacteriota bacterium genomic region, the following are encoded:
- a CDS encoding UvrD-helicase domain-containing protein has protein sequence MPAADESPAWLNDAPPDFPADFPADFAEAPPDFPTDWEAPAAAPPKPKVKQDYLAGLNAQQREAVTTVDGPMLLLAGAGSGKTRVITFRIAHLVADCGVRAENVLAVTFTNKAAGEMKERVEKLLGDGPKTSSPLLSTFHALCVRILRRDIDKLEKGYTRSFTIYDSDDQQRLLKQCIRDCGFDDKVLTPRQASSAISAAKNRSEDPDEYARRAEVRDEKERMIARVYALYEQRLASSNALDFDDLLIRAVQLLRHSEQVRGYYHNKFRHVMVDEFQDTNGIQYTLTRLLVEGNHALLHDRKPDDFWRNRSYCVVGDESQSIYKFRGSDFNIILNFERDFPGTKTIKLEDNYRSTGTILAAANKVIANNTQRFDKVLRPNKETGEKVRYAQLYDADQEARFVVGKISDHLLRDPKLRAAVLYRTNAQSRQFEEACRRAGLRYNLVGGFSFYERAEVKDVIAYLKLALNPNDSIALQRVINTPARGIGKTTLDDIERRAKDFGVPHWETIGLIVEQNLLPARTTNALKSFRDIVTTLIAKAQTEPDLTEIVKAAVIDTGYERALKEDGSDEAEARLLNLEELVNAAAESNTQGETLRDFLDHAALVADTDQIKSEAQVTLMTIHAAKGLEFPLVFIAGLEENLFPHSRARDNQAELEEERRLAYVAITRAEKYLYLTHAMKRRVYGEEMPSEPSRFLNEFPRELLEDLSQGSSWLRTGGKYGALPDKAHGRSLTATPYPKAYNAPPKPTSNFQGKTYNNTEGVKEFFAKQGKQVDASAFESKASQPEARKSTSNFRANQRVRHAKYGQGLIVKVEGEGEDAKLTVNFPGYGHKKLIAKFAGLEKL, from the coding sequence ATGCCTGCGGCGGATGAATCGCCTGCCTGGCTCAACGACGCGCCGCCCGATTTCCCCGCCGACTTTCCGGCGGATTTTGCTGAAGCGCCGCCCGACTTTCCCACGGATTGGGAAGCGCCAGCCGCCGCGCCGCCGAAACCAAAAGTGAAGCAGGATTACCTCGCCGGTCTCAACGCCCAACAGCGCGAAGCCGTCACGACGGTGGACGGCCCGATGCTTTTGCTGGCGGGCGCGGGCAGCGGCAAGACGCGCGTCATCACCTTTCGCATCGCGCACCTGGTGGCCGATTGCGGCGTGCGGGCCGAAAACGTCCTGGCCGTGACCTTCACCAACAAGGCCGCCGGCGAGATGAAAGAGCGCGTAGAGAAACTGTTGGGCGACGGGCCGAAAACCAGTTCGCCGCTGCTCTCGACCTTTCACGCGCTCTGCGTGCGCATCCTGCGGCGCGACATTGACAAGCTGGAAAAAGGCTACACGCGCTCGTTCACGATTTATGACAGCGACGATCAACAGCGGCTGTTGAAACAGTGCATCCGCGATTGCGGCTTTGACGACAAGGTGTTGACGCCGCGCCAGGCCAGCAGCGCCATCAGCGCGGCCAAAAACCGCAGCGAAGACCCCGACGAATATGCCCGGCGCGCCGAAGTCCGCGATGAAAAGGAGCGCATGATCGCGCGCGTCTATGCGCTTTACGAACAGCGGCTGGCGTCATCGAACGCGCTGGATTTCGACGACCTGCTGATTCGCGCGGTGCAATTGCTGCGGCATTCCGAACAGGTACGCGGCTATTACCACAACAAATTCCGCCACGTGATGGTGGATGAGTTTCAGGACACGAACGGCATTCAGTACACGCTGACGCGACTGCTGGTCGAGGGCAATCACGCGCTGCTGCACGACCGCAAGCCCGATGATTTCTGGCGCAATCGCAGCTATTGCGTGGTCGGCGACGAATCGCAATCCATCTACAAGTTTCGCGGCTCCGATTTCAACATCATCCTCAATTTCGAGCGCGACTTTCCCGGCACCAAGACCATCAAGCTCGAAGACAATTACCGTTCGACCGGCACCATCCTGGCCGCCGCGAACAAGGTCATCGCCAATAACACGCAACGTTTCGACAAGGTACTGCGCCCGAATAAAGAGACCGGCGAGAAAGTGCGTTACGCCCAACTGTACGACGCCGATCAGGAGGCGCGCTTTGTCGTCGGCAAGATTTCAGATCACCTGTTGCGCGACCCCAAGCTGCGCGCCGCCGTCCTCTATCGCACCAACGCGCAATCGCGCCAGTTTGAAGAGGCCTGCCGCCGCGCCGGTTTGCGTTACAACCTGGTCGGGGGCTTCAGCTTTTACGAACGCGCCGAAGTCAAAGACGTGATCGCCTATTTGAAACTGGCCCTGAATCCGAACGATTCCATCGCCCTGCAACGCGTCATCAACACGCCCGCGCGCGGCATCGGCAAAACGACGCTCGATGACATCGAACGCCGCGCCAAAGATTTCGGCGTCCCGCATTGGGAAACCATCGGCCTGATCGTCGAACAGAACCTGTTGCCAGCGCGCACCACCAACGCGCTGAAATCCTTCCGCGACATCGTCACCACGCTGATTGCCAAGGCGCAGACCGAACCCGACCTGACCGAGATCGTCAAAGCCGCCGTGATTGACACCGGTTACGAACGCGCGCTGAAAGAGGACGGCAGCGACGAAGCCGAAGCGCGGCTGCTCAACCTGGAAGAATTGGTCAACGCCGCCGCCGAATCGAATACGCAAGGCGAAACGCTGCGCGACTTTCTGGATCACGCCGCGCTGGTCGCCGACACCGACCAGATCAAATCCGAAGCCCAAGTCACCCTGATGACCATCCACGCCGCCAAGGGCCTCGAATTTCCGCTGGTGTTTATTGCCGGACTGGAAGAAAACCTCTTCCCGCACTCGCGCGCCCGCGACAACCAGGCCGAACTCGAAGAGGAACGCCGCCTGGCTTACGTCGCCATCACCCGCGCCGAGAAATATCTGTACCTGACGCACGCGATGAAGCGGCGCGTCTACGGCGAAGAGATGCCGTCCGAACCCTCACGCTTCCTCAACGAATTCCCGCGCGAATTGCTCGAAGACCTCTCGCAAGGTTCAAGCTGGTTGCGCACGGGCGGCAAGTATGGCGCGTTGCCGGACAAAGCCCACGGACGCTCATTGACAGCCACCCCGTACCCAAAGGCTTACAATGCGCCGCCAAAACCTACGAGCAATTTCCAGGGGAAGACCTACAACAACACCGAAGGCGTCAAAGAGTTCTTCGCCAAGCAAGGCAAGCAGGTTGACGCCTCGGCCTTTGAATCCAAAGCCAGCCAGCCGGAAGCGCGCAAGAGCACTTCCAACTTCCGCGCCAATCAACGCGTGCGCCATGCGAAATACGGGCAGGGCTTGATCGTCAAAGTAGAAGGTGAAGGGGAAGATGCGAAGCTGACGGTGAATTTTCCGGGGTATGGGCATAAGAAGTTGATTGCGAAGTTTGCGGGGTT
- a CDS encoding polysaccharide deacetylase family protein encodes MTKRLLLTAAAAGLLAAIFVADQRTQALTVPPRYVAVTIDDLPLQQQADLVTARALTAKLLQTLTANRIPAIGFVNEGKLHVNNDGELAARTGLLKLWLDAGLDLGNHSYSHLRYYSATLEQMQADTLRGEAVTKRLLAERGKTMRYFRHPTLNTGKDLAAKEAFEKFLASHGYTVAPVTIDNSEWLFASEYAKARQRGDAATMKKIAAAYVPYMEEVFAFYERLSRDTLGYEIKQTLLVHANALNAEHFGAVVALLKRRGYQFISLEEALTDKAYSLPDTYTGPVGISWLQRWAISKGGQMRPEPELPPVMKAFDDPQVSGSDYKSAKTPPASRKKGKQQ; translated from the coding sequence ATGACAAAACGATTGTTACTCACGGCGGCAGCAGCCGGGTTGCTCGCCGCCATTTTTGTTGCCGATCAAAGGACGCAGGCGTTGACGGTGCCGCCCCGTTACGTCGCCGTCACCATTGACGACCTGCCGTTGCAGCAACAAGCCGACCTAGTGACGGCGCGCGCGCTGACCGCAAAGCTCTTGCAAACGCTCACCGCCAATCGCATCCCCGCCATTGGCTTCGTCAACGAAGGCAAGCTGCACGTCAACAACGACGGCGAGCTTGCGGCGCGCACGGGGCTGTTGAAACTGTGGCTGGACGCGGGGCTGGATTTGGGCAATCACAGCTATTCGCACCTGCGCTATTACAGCGCCACGCTTGAGCAGATGCAGGCCGACACCTTGCGCGGCGAGGCCGTCACCAAACGCCTGTTGGCCGAACGCGGCAAGACGATGCGTTACTTTCGCCACCCGACGCTGAACACCGGCAAAGACCTGGCGGCGAAAGAGGCCTTTGAAAAATTCCTCGCCAGCCACGGCTACACCGTTGCGCCGGTGACGATTGATAATTCCGAATGGCTCTTCGCCAGCGAATACGCCAAGGCGCGGCAGCGCGGCGATGCGGCGACGATGAAAAAAATCGCCGCCGCTTATGTGCCATATATGGAAGAGGTCTTCGCGTTTTATGAACGGCTGTCGCGTGATACTTTGGGTTACGAGATCAAGCAGACCTTGCTGGTGCATGCCAATGCCCTGAACGCCGAACATTTCGGCGCGGTCGTCGCGCTGCTCAAACGGCGTGGCTATCAATTCATCTCGCTGGAAGAAGCGTTGACGGACAAGGCGTACAGCTTGCCCGACACTTACACCGGCCCGGTTGGCATCTCGTGGTTGCAGCGTTGGGCGATCAGCAAGGGCGGTCAAATGCGGCCCGAACCGGAGTTGCCGCCGGTGATGAAGGCGTTTGACGATCCGCAAGTGAGCGGGTCGGATTACAAGAGTGCCAAGACACCGCCAGCAAGCAGGAAAAAAGGAAAGCAGCAGTGA
- a CDS encoding type II toxin-antitoxin system HicB family antitoxin, giving the protein MSRYSMLIQWSDEDQAYIVTLPEFANCRTHGDTYKEAVRNGEEVLELLIETYREDGKPLPQPHLLQAA; this is encoded by the coding sequence ATGAGTCGGTACAGCATGTTGATTCAATGGTCTGATGAGGATCAGGCGTACATCGTTACTTTGCCTGAGTTCGCCAACTGCCGTACGCACGGTGATACATACAAAGAAGCAGTGCGGAATGGCGAAGAAGTCCTGGAACTGTTGATTGAGACTTATCGCGAGGATGGCAAACCGTTACCCCAACCACATCTGCTTCAGGCCGCCTGA
- a CDS encoding type II toxin-antitoxin system HicA family toxin has translation MPKKLRELKALLQRAGFVRRSGKGSHTVWDHPTVPNIVVLSGKDGADAKPYQEREVKEAVQAAKEQNK, from the coding sequence ATGCCGAAGAAGCTGCGAGAATTGAAGGCGTTGTTGCAACGGGCCGGATTCGTTCGGCGTTCGGGCAAAGGCAGCCACACCGTCTGGGATCATCCAACCGTGCCCAATATCGTGGTTTTGTCAGGCAAAGACGGGGCGGATGCCAAGCCGTACCAGGAGCGCGAAGTAAAGGAAGCCGTGCAGGCAGCAAAGGAGCAAAACAAATGA
- a CDS encoding acyl-CoA dehydrogenase, translating into MFAASVRAFAEAEVKPYVREMDEQQKLKPEIIQKCFDLGLMGIEPGEEYGGQGGTFFMACLAIEELARVDASLSVCVDVNNTLTINAFLTYGNEALRKKFVTRLATDTVGAYCLSEAGSGSDAFALQTRAEDKGDHYLLNGRKLWITNGNEAGIFIVFANLDPSKGYKGITAFVVERDYAGFTVGKKEDKLGIRASSTCELLFDNCVVPTANVLGEVGKGYKIAIETLNEGRIGIGAQMVGLAQGAYECALAYVKERKQFGQRIADFQGVQFQLSEMAVQLEAARLMVYNAARLKDAKLPFIKEAAMAKLFASEVAEKIASTAVNLYGGYGYVKDYPVEKYFRDCKIGQIYEGTSNMQKQTIAKMLIAD; encoded by the coding sequence ATGTTCGCCGCCAGCGTGCGCGCCTTTGCCGAAGCCGAGGTCAAGCCCTACGTGCGCGAGATGGACGAGCAGCAGAAGCTCAAACCCGAAATCATTCAGAAATGTTTTGATCTCGGTTTGATGGGCATCGAACCGGGCGAGGAGTACGGCGGCCAGGGCGGCACGTTTTTCATGGCCTGTCTGGCGATCGAAGAGTTGGCGCGCGTGGATGCCAGCTTGAGCGTTTGCGTGGACGTGAACAACACGTTGACGATCAATGCCTTTTTGACTTACGGCAACGAGGCCTTGCGCAAGAAATTCGTCACGCGTCTGGCGACCGACACGGTGGGCGCGTACTGTCTGAGCGAAGCCGGTTCCGGTTCCGACGCCTTCGCCCTGCAAACGCGCGCGGAGGACAAGGGCGATCATTACCTGCTCAACGGGCGCAAGCTGTGGATCACCAACGGCAACGAGGCCGGCATCTTCATCGTCTTCGCCAACCTCGATCCGAGCAAAGGCTACAAGGGCATCACGGCCTTTGTGGTCGAACGCGATTACGCAGGTTTCACCGTCGGCAAGAAAGAAGACAAGCTGGGCATCCGTGCGTCGTCCACCTGCGAACTGCTCTTCGACAACTGCGTCGTGCCCACGGCGAACGTGCTGGGCGAGGTGGGCAAGGGCTACAAGATCGCCATCGAGACGCTCAACGAAGGCCGCATCGGCATCGGCGCGCAGATGGTCGGCCTGGCGCAGGGCGCGTATGAATGCGCGTTGGCCTACGTCAAAGAGCGCAAACAGTTCGGCCAGCGCATCGCCGATTTTCAGGGCGTGCAGTTCCAGCTTTCCGAAATGGCCGTGCAGTTGGAGGCCGCGCGCTTGATGGTTTACAACGCGGCGCGGCTCAAAGACGCCAAGCTGCCGTTTATCAAAGAGGCCGCGATGGCGAAGCTCTTTGCGTCCGAAGTGGCGGAGAAGATCGCTTCGACGGCGGTGAATTTGTATGGCGGGTATGGCTACGTCAAAGATTACCCGGTCGAGAAATACTTCCGCGATTGCAAGATCGGGCAGATTTATGAGGGCACGTCGAATATGCAGAAGCAGACGATTGCGAAGATGCTGATTGCGGATTAA
- a CDS encoding TIM barrel protein, whose amino-acid sequence MTNHTNRREFLKTSALGAAATLLPNETLLAAPAQSQLKKSVLIGMLPKTLSYLDRFKLALDTGFEGIEMQTVSDPKEADEIKAASDKAKLRIHSVMNMGHWEWPFSSANPADIKRGHERMETSLRNAKLWGADCVLLVPAVVKPNVTILEAWQRSQPEIRKLLPLAKELGVVIGIEPVWNKFLLTPYDTAKYVDEFKSPWVKAYFDVGNVVMYGFPQEWIRALGKRIARFHIKDFKYETRQWVPLREGSIDWKEVRKAIGEIGYNGWVTTEVGKASEAEKQMSDEAWLREVSKRVDLIFAGA is encoded by the coding sequence ATGACCAACCATACTAATCGGCGCGAATTCCTGAAAACATCCGCACTGGGCGCAGCCGCAACGCTGCTCCCCAACGAAACACTGCTGGCGGCACCCGCGCAAAGCCAGCTCAAAAAATCGGTACTCATCGGCATGCTGCCCAAGACGCTGAGCTACCTCGACCGTTTCAAACTAGCGCTGGACACCGGCTTTGAAGGCATCGAGATGCAAACCGTCAGCGATCCCAAAGAAGCCGACGAGATCAAAGCGGCTTCCGACAAGGCCAAGCTGCGCATTCATTCGGTGATGAACATGGGCCATTGGGAATGGCCGTTTTCCAGCGCCAACCCGGCGGACATCAAACGCGGCCACGAACGGATGGAGACTTCGTTGCGCAACGCCAAGCTCTGGGGCGCGGACTGTGTCCTGCTAGTCCCGGCGGTCGTCAAACCCAACGTCACCATCCTCGAAGCCTGGCAACGGTCGCAGCCTGAAATCCGCAAGCTCCTTCCACTGGCGAAAGAGTTGGGTGTGGTGATTGGCATTGAACCTGTTTGGAATAAGTTCCTGCTGACGCCCTACGACACGGCCAAATATGTGGACGAATTCAAAAGCCCCTGGGTCAAAGCCTATTTTGATGTCGGCAACGTGGTGATGTACGGCTTCCCGCAGGAGTGGATTCGCGCGCTGGGCAAGCGCATCGCGCGCTTTCACATCAAGGACTTCAAATACGAGACGCGCCAGTGGGTGCCGCTGCGCGAGGGCAGCATTGATTGGAAAGAGGTGCGCAAGGCCATCGGCGAGATCGGCTACAACGGCTGGGTCACGACCGAGGTGGGTAAGGCGAGCGAAGCCGAAAAACAAATGAGCGACGAGGCTTGGTTGCGCGAGGTGAGCAAGCGCGTGGATTTGATCTTCGCCGGGGCGTAA
- a CDS encoding TlpA family protein disulfide reductase, whose amino-acid sequence MIQKKSQMLMALICTVFLAALTARAQEPTFQTVDGKTVGVPELRGKVVVLSFGATWVPLAAKELPALQKLADRYAPRGVQIYWVSVNSAKAGGKNFMTDADLAAFADKRGLHAPVLRDPEQAAYRAYGVDALPTIVILGKDGRVVRKHVGFDPDQGEAYGAVMKELDQLLK is encoded by the coding sequence ATGATTCAAAAGAAATCGCAAATGCTGATGGCGCTGATCTGCACCGTATTCTTGGCCGCCCTGACAGCGCGGGCGCAAGAGCCAACGTTTCAAACGGTGGATGGCAAGACCGTCGGTGTGCCTGAACTGCGGGGCAAGGTCGTCGTGCTCTCGTTTGGCGCGACCTGGGTGCCGTTGGCGGCGAAGGAATTGCCCGCCTTGCAAAAACTGGCTGACCGTTACGCGCCACGCGGCGTGCAGATTTACTGGGTCAGCGTCAACAGCGCCAAAGCGGGCGGCAAGAATTTCATGACCGATGCCGATTTGGCGGCGTTTGCCGACAAGCGCGGCTTGCATGCGCCGGTATTGCGCGATCCTGAACAGGCCGCCTATCGCGCCTATGGCGTTGATGCGCTGCCGACGATTGTCATTTTGGGCAAGGATGGCCGGGTCGTGCGCAAACACGTCGGCTTTGACCCCGATCAGGGCGAAGCTTACGGCGCGGTGATGAAAGAGCTGGATCAACTATTGAAATAA
- a CDS encoding protein kinase, translated as MGEPITDLPRYDATTALSQPGRTLPDAPLLGGLTLDHYRIVKLLGKGGMGEVYLAQDTRLGHEVAIKVLPAALAQDPERIQRFEREARLLARLHHPHIATIHLLGQSGAVRYLVLEYVPGATLSERLEDGKLTAREALPLLRQLASALAHAHTQPEPIIHRDLKPDNLKLTASGEIKVLDFGLAKAVRSDFATAETADSTPLPVETFSTTHHVIQGTVPYMSPEQTLGQRQDQRTDWWAFGCIGFELLTGQRPFHSLSLDGMLKAINQDEPVWDRLPRETPPALRRLLQQCLQKEPQQRLANAVEAERWLEQAATELRKRKLGVPGFWSKAMLAGALTILAGVVVSLTPLRETARQFFAPSAPAPAPRAVTKPHLAVLPFRAGQPADARLGAGLSQMLRDSLAGSAELVVLPFADATQTEAQPAPADLLHNFGAQFLLEGEVTPTSAETLDVKLRLHKAQQPTLSDSVTGNRADFTALQTALLEKVQALLALKPSLPPFTRWFKQSAAQAQYLEALAYLQSDLTNATVEQPIQLLTKLTVSEPEATRAWAALAQAYLRKGQLTNQPRWLKEAESASTKALAREPNSSEAQLTRGYVLSALGNYEEAAKAFLQVLNQRPNELEARLGLAGVFEDKPDALQAETWYKQAATLWPNYWACYNELGAFYAEQGRYAEAHVALGRVLQLDPKNLSARINTGNALLKLGKLPEAEQTYRTLLTELKQSGTQTDGEDALLGLGTALFLQDRWQDAAEQFRLALALNPNSPTAHANLGDALSRMAGNEREALAAYSQTIALYQRSQLGPKGYGRLAEVFAKRSRVQLYEQAAQADRQRARDTVQHALQTKPEKLAVLYSAVLVHVLCGQTEQALDALELARQRGYGLDDFRFDPWLAELRQQPRYHEIVSH; from the coding sequence TTGGGTGAGCCTATCACCGACCTCCCACGTTATGACGCCACGACCGCGCTTTCACAGCCGGGCCGCACGCTACCGGATGCGCCGCTGTTGGGCGGGCTGACGCTCGATCATTACCGCATCGTCAAGCTGTTGGGCAAAGGCGGCATGGGCGAAGTTTATCTGGCTCAGGACACGCGGCTGGGGCATGAAGTCGCCATCAAAGTGTTGCCCGCCGCACTGGCGCAAGACCCCGAACGCATTCAGCGTTTCGAGCGCGAAGCGCGCTTGCTGGCGCGTTTGCATCACCCGCACATCGCCACGATTCACTTGCTGGGGCAAAGCGGCGCGGTGCGTTATCTGGTGTTGGAATACGTGCCGGGCGCGACACTCAGCGAACGTTTAGAAGATGGCAAATTGACCGCCCGCGAAGCGTTGCCGTTGCTGCGCCAGCTTGCCAGCGCGCTCGCTCACGCGCATACACAGCCAGAGCCGATCATTCACCGCGACCTCAAACCCGACAACCTCAAACTCACCGCGAGCGGCGAAATCAAGGTGCTCGATTTTGGCTTGGCCAAAGCCGTCCGTTCGGATTTCGCCACGGCAGAAACCGCCGATTCAACGCCTCTGCCAGTGGAAACCTTTTCGACGACGCACCACGTCATTCAAGGCACCGTGCCGTATATGAGTCCTGAACAGACGTTGGGACAGCGTCAGGATCAGCGCACCGATTGGTGGGCGTTCGGCTGCATCGGGTTTGAGTTGCTCACCGGGCAGCGGCCCTTCCACAGTCTATCGCTCGACGGCATGTTGAAAGCCATCAATCAAGACGAACCGGTGTGGGATCGTTTGCCGCGCGAGACGCCGCCCGCCTTGCGCCGGTTGTTGCAGCAATGTTTGCAAAAAGAACCGCAACAACGACTGGCCAATGCTGTTGAAGCCGAACGCTGGCTAGAGCAGGCTGCGACGGAGTTGCGCAAACGCAAATTGGGTGTACCTGGCTTTTGGTCGAAAGCTATGTTGGCGGGCGCGTTGACAATCCTGGCGGGCGTTGTTGTCAGCTTGACGCCGCTGCGCGAAACGGCGCGACAATTCTTTGCGCCATCCGCGCCCGCGCCCGCGCCACGGGCAGTGACGAAACCGCATCTGGCCGTGCTGCCATTTCGCGCAGGTCAGCCCGCCGATGCCCGGCTTGGCGCGGGTTTGAGCCAAATGCTACGCGACAGTTTGGCGGGTTCGGCCGAACTCGTAGTCCTGCCGTTCGCTGACGCTACACAAACAGAAGCACAACCCGCCCCTGCCGATTTACTGCACAACTTCGGCGCGCAATTCCTGCTGGAAGGCGAAGTCACCCCCACTTCGGCTGAAACGCTGGACGTCAAGTTGCGCTTGCACAAAGCCCAACAACCAACCCTCAGCGATTCCGTCACCGGCAATCGCGCCGATTTCACCGCACTACAAACAGCGCTGCTGGAAAAGGTTCAAGCCCTATTGGCGCTCAAACCGTCGCTGCCCCCGTTCACGCGCTGGTTCAAACAGTCGGCGGCGCAAGCGCAATACCTGGAAGCGCTCGCCTATTTGCAAAGCGATCTAACGAACGCGACGGTCGAACAGCCGATCCAACTATTAACCAAACTGACCGTTAGTGAACCGGAAGCGACGCGCGCCTGGGCGGCGTTAGCGCAAGCCTATTTGCGCAAAGGACAACTGACCAATCAACCGCGTTGGCTTAAAGAGGCGGAAAGCGCTTCGACCAAAGCCTTGGCGCGCGAACCCAATTCATCGGAAGCGCAACTCACGCGCGGGTACGTATTGTCCGCACTTGGCAACTATGAAGAAGCGGCCAAAGCTTTTCTACAGGTCTTGAACCAGCGCCCGAACGAGTTGGAAGCCAGACTGGGCTTGGCCGGCGTTTTTGAAGACAAACCAGACGCGCTGCAAGCCGAGACTTGGTATAAACAGGCGGCTACGCTTTGGCCGAATTACTGGGCCTGTTATAACGAACTCGGCGCGTTTTATGCCGAGCAGGGCCGCTATGCCGAAGCCCATGTGGCGCTTGGGCGCGTGTTGCAACTTGATCCGAAAAACTTAAGCGCCCGCATCAACACAGGCAATGCGCTGCTGAAGCTGGGCAAGCTTCCCGAGGCAGAGCAGACCTATCGCACTTTGCTGACCGAGTTGAAGCAGTCAGGCACGCAAACCGATGGTGAAGATGCACTCTTGGGCTTGGGCACGGCGCTTTTTCTGCAAGATCGCTGGCAGGACGCAGCCGAGCAATTTCGCCTGGCGCTCGCGCTCAATCCCAATTCGCCGACTGCACACGCCAATTTGGGCGACGCATTGAGCCGCATGGCTGGCAACGAACGGGAGGCTTTGGCCGCCTATTCGCAAACCATCGCGCTTTATCAACGGAGCCAGCTTGGGCCGAAAGGCTACGGGCGGCTGGCTGAAGTGTTCGCCAAGCGCAGCCGCGTGCAGCTTTATGAACAAGCGGCGCAAGCTGACCGGCAGCGGGCGCGCGACACTGTACAGCACGCCTTGCAAACGAAGCCCGAAAAGTTGGCGGTGCTGTACAGCGCCGTGCTCGTCCACGTGTTGTGCGGGCAAACCGAGCAGGCGCTGGATGCGCTCGAATTGGCGCGCCAACGCGGCTATGGGCTGGATGACTTTCGCTTTGATCCGTGGTTGGCAGAGTTGCGTCAGCAACCGCGCTATCACGAGATCGTTTCGCATTGA